TTTCGCTATGACTTTTAGAATATCGTTTTCAGTGGCAATGCCTTTTTTTTGGAGGATTTGACCGATTTTTAATTGAGACTTTTCTTTGATTTTTAAGATTTCGTTTAATTCTTCTTGATTGATGATTCCCTCTTCTAATAAGATCTCTCCTAAGGGTCTTTTCATAACATCAGAAATTCTGTATCAGGGATTTGCTTTGTCAATAGCATTTTTTGGTTTTGGGTTAAATGTTTGACCTTTATTTTTTTGCTTTTTTTCGTCTACGTGGATTTTTTCTTTTTTGATTTGTTTTTGGTGAATTTCTTCGTCAGTTTTGGGCTTATCTTGAGGCCATAGATGTATTTTTTCTGTTGCTTCTTTGTATTCTAAATTTTGCTGTTCTCGCTTTGAGTTGGTTATGTGATCCGCAATTTCTTTGTTATCAAGAATAGTAGGAGTAAGAAATACCATCAAGTTGGTTTTTTTCGTCGTGAAGGTTGTTCTTCGAAACAAAAAACCAAGCAAAGGAATGTCTCCTAAGAGAGGCACTTTTTGGATAGCTTTTAATTTTTCTGTTGAGACCAAACCTCCTATCACAATTGTCTGTTTGTTATCCACGGTGATAAATGTCCTGACGTTTCTTTTACTAAAAACAGGGTTCACTCCTAAGGTGATCCCTCCTTCGATATTTGTAACTTCCGTGAACAATTCTAAATTGATCTTTCCTTCTGGGTTGATGTGGGGTGTAAACTTGAGTTTTATCCCAGCAGGTCTATATTCGAAAGAATTGATGGTAGCTTCAGCCGTTCCACCACCTGTGGTTCTCTCCTGAGTTTTCACGGGAACATCTTGTCCTACATTGATTTCCGCTTCTTGGTTATCTAACGTTAAAATTTGGGGAGCTGATAAAACATTAAAATTTCTTCTCGAGACGTTAGCATTCAAAATCCCTAAAAGGTCTCCTCCTCTTTGTAAAAATCCAATGCTAAAACCACTCAAAGTATTGTTTCCTGTGATGTTTCCTTTTTCATCAATCAGATTGCCTTCTATGGCAAGTCCCGTATTGAATTGAGTATATCCGGCATCAGGTCCTATATAACGCCAATCAATCCCAAAATCATTGATGTCAGAACCTGATACCTCTGCAATCAGAACCTCCAAAAGAATCTGCTTTCGGGGTATATCTAATTGTTCAATGATTCTTCGGATTTCTACCCACTCTTCTCGATTGGCAGTCACAATCAATGTGTTGGACTCTTTATGCGCAACAGCTTTGATCTTTCCCACAGGAGCAGGAGTCGGTTTTTCTTCTTTTCCCACAATTGGAGCATCAAGCTTTACTAAGACATTCGCTAAACTTTCAGCCTGCAAATGCTTAACGTGATAAATATGAACTGTGTCAGTAGTATCTGCCCCAAGTTGTTCTTCTTTTTGAGGAAGGATTTCTTGTGCTACTTCTAGGATTCTTTTGATCACGGGTCCATACCCAGTCAAGATAATAGAATACGAAGATGGAAACTCATGAACTGTTACATCATTACCTCCCAATTTACGAAATAAATCCGCAAGTTCTCGAACACTTATCACTTTTGGGACCTTGTAAATCATAGTGATGATATCATTTTCTGACTTGGCGGGTTCCTGTTTTTTTACTTCTGAAAGGGGTTCCGCTTCTTTTTTCTTGTAAACCTTCAATAAACCACCATCTTCCACAACAGTAAATCCACGAACTTCCAAAACCGATCTTAAAAACTCCAAGGCTCGACTTACGGGAATGGGTTTGTAGGCAACGATAGTGATTTTTCCTCTCACAGTATCGTCTACTAAAATGTTATGTCTAGTTATTTGTGCCATGGTTTTGAGAAAATCCTGTATCTCCACATCACGAAAATTCGGAACAAAAAACCCCTTTGGAACTTCTTTTGATTCTTGAGAGAATAGCTGATTTAAAAAGAGAAAAGAAAAAATCACAAAAAAATAAACTCTTATTCTCATTTTAAAAAATTATCGGTTTTTGATATCTGATTTTAAATTAATCTTGGATGAGTATCTCGTAAGAAAAAATGCGTCCGCTTCGCTCTACTTCTACTGTCAGTTTATTCAAGGTTTGAACATTTTGCCACAGTTCTAAAAGCTTATTTACGTCATTGATGGGTTGACCGTTGATTCTTCTAAAAATGTCTCCTGTTCTTGCCCCTAATTCATACAAAATACTATGATTTGGAATAAAGATGGCTTTCATTCCCAAGATTTTTCCGTTTTTGGTAATGGGAGCAAATTTGTTTTCGTATAGCTGGGTTTGATTTTTTGTGAGTTGGATAATTCGGCTTCTAGGAATAGTAATCTTTTGAACATTCTGAGAACTTTTTTCTTGTTTCTCTGTTTGGGCTGGCTTTTCCTGTTTTGCACTGGATAGACTTTCACCTACCCCTAATTCAATGTCTCGAGCTCCTTGAGAAATTACAATCGAATGAGATAAAATCTTGATAATTTTATTTCCACCTGGTGTATCACCAATGGCATACTCTTGGATGAGATTTTCATCTTTGATTTTGATAAGAGCTCTCGCAAATTGAGGTGAACCCGCTAAAACCCCCAAAAGTTCAATGTCTTTCGTTACCACTGGAGCACTTTCTGTTGCCATCTGTCTTTCAGTAGAAAGTTGAAACAAATTACCCGAAAGCACTCCATCAAACTCTTCATAGGGTCTGGGGCTTGGCAAAGTCAAAGTGATGGAAGTTCTTGGTGCTTCTTTCTGTAATTTTTGGTTTTGAATTTGATTAGATAATATATAACTCAATAAAACAGAAACAAAATAAGAAAGAGAAAACGATAAAAAAATGACTCCCACCAAAAGTAAAAAAAAAGTGTTTTTGTATAAATAAACCAACATAGACATTTTATTTCAATGCAACTTTCTGAGTAGAGATTGGGATTCTTTCTTCTTTATTCAAAAGAGTTAAGGGATTGATGGGTTTGTCCCACTTTCGGATTTCAAAATGAAGATGTGGTCCTGTTGCATAACCCGTTCTTCCCACTTCTCCGATGATCTGACCCTGCCTTACTACTTCTCCCACTTTAACGTAATTCACTTTGTTATGAGCGTAGATTGTGATGTATTGATTCTGATGTCGTATGAAAATGCTATTACCATAGCCTTCCATTCTCCCCGAAAAGATCACAATCCCATCACGAGCTGCACGTATGGGAGTTCCCATTTCAGCAGCTATATCAATCCCTTTATGAAAACTCCTCATTTTGTGAACAAAAGGATTCACCCTACTACCAAAATGGGAAGTGATATACCCGTCCACTGGCATGATGAATAAATTGCGAATCCGATACTGCTGAATGAGTTTATAGCGATCCAGAATCAAAACATCCCCAGGTTTGATTTTATCACCCACAAGTTTATTTAGTTCTTTAATTCTCTTTAGGTCCACTCGATTTTCTTTTGCAATCTTGGTCAAAGTGTCCCCTTTTTTGACTTTATATTTTTTTTCTATGATTTGAACGTCTTCTTTGTTTCTCCAAAAAGAATCTTTATTTGGATTGTCCTCAAGAGTGTATACTTTGATCTCATCTCCAACAAAAATTGAACTTTTTTCTTTTAGATTTGGATTGAGCTCTATGATTTCTTGCAAGTTCATTTGATGGCGTTTTGCTATTGAAAATAATGTATCTCCTTCTTTAATTCTATATAACTCCGTCTTTCTTTGTAGGCTATTGATTTTTTCTCCTAATTCTGCTTCCGATATATTGTAAAACACAATCCCGTTTTTGATTACTTCTGTAGATGAACCAAAGATTTGATTGAGCTTTTCTTCATCGGTATCATGTTGTTGAAGAAGTTGTAAATACTTTTGTAATTCAATGTCAATTTCATCTAGCTCTTGGGTACCATGATCAGCATGAATCTTAAAAATAAAAACAAAAAAAAGAATCAACAAAACCCAATTTTTCATAAAAAAAATATCGGTTTGTGTTTATAATTTTTTGAAATGAGTTTCAATATATTCATCAATGATTTTTTTCAGTTCTTTACTTTTCTTTTTTTCATCTGCGGGATGCAAGTACAGAACCACTACTCCAAAATAATCTATGCGATTTTTATTTTCTTCGAAAACTCGAAGCCGAACCCAATCATCCACAGCTTCAATTTTCAATGTGACTTTTGAATTTTTCTGTATTAGGGGTTGGTCTTGAACTTTTACAAAAGAGTTTGTTTCAAAGTCATAATCCGAAAGAAAAACTTCACTTGTTGTAAGATAAACATGCTTCTGATAATCCTGATTCCAATTTTGAAGTTCTTTTTTCGAAACCAGAGTCGTCCTACAGAAAAAAACCCAATACACCAAAAAAAACATCAGTAAAAATTGAAAAAACTTCATATAAATCAGAATATATGGAAATCAAATCCTTAATCTTCGATAAAAATATAACATCAAGAAGAATTTCAATCCAGAGCTTCATCAAAAAAGGAATTCCACAGATCAAGATTTTAGGAATCTCCCCCCAAAAAAGCTCTGATATGGCAATCAAATTACAAACCATTTTTCTTAGCAATCAAATCGAACTACCCTACGAAAACATCCAAATCAACATTACTCCAAATGGAATAGACTACCAAAATTATTTAGATTTGAGTTTATTTGTTTGTCTTTTTCAAAGTTTGTATCCTAGTCTTGGTCTTGATACGTTTGATTTCGAAAATACTCTTTTTTTAGGAGAGCTGAATCTTTTTGGAGAAGTCATATGCGATGAGTCCTATAAAAAGATCATTCTTGCCGCAAAAGAAATAAACTTTGAAACGATGGTCCTATCAAGGCGCTGCTCGAGTTTTCTTTATCCCATCAAGGATGTTCGATTTTATTTGATTGAAACCATCAAAGACTTAAAAAACAAGACATGGGAAATTTATGAACCTGAAGCCCCAAAAGTATTTTTTTTTCAAAATGAAACCAAATCATCCAAAATCCAACTTCCAAAAGCTCTCTTCGAAATCATGCCAATCATTGCTGGAAAGCATTCTGTGTTTCTGATAGAAAAAACCAAAATCCACAAATGGGAGTTTCTTTATGCCTTTTCCCGTTTGATTAGCACTCTTCATCCAACTGAATGGGAGCAACTGCACTCTAACGAAAACTTTCAAGATCAACTCCCTATGGCAATCATCAATAGTAATATCACAAAAAACGAACTCATAGGATCAAAAAAAAGCATCCTCGAAAGTCTACTTTTTCGTAATCAATTTGGCATTCTTTTGATTGATGATTTTCCTTCATTTAGCAAAGATAAAGTATTGATCTTTAAGGACCTATTAGAAAAAAAATTTATTGATTATCCTTCCGAAAACTTTCGACTAAGAAATTCGTTTTGGCTGACGTTTTTTTCTTACCCTTGTCCTTGTGGAAATTTTCTTCATCCAGTGGATGAATGTATCTGTAGCTACAAAGAAATCAAAAAATACCATAGTAAGTTTGAACTCTACATCAAAAACTTTGTTGATATCATCATGCCTGTTGATCATGAAGTTATCTCAATCACGATGGATGAATTTACACAGTACAAAGAAAAAATCAAATCTGCAATGTTAATCCAATTTGAACGATACCAAAAAGAAAGTTTTTTCTACAACTCTCATGCCCCCAATGAAAGAATGGAAGAATTTATGTCATTCGATAGCGAACAAACCTCAAAACTTTGGAAAGAAAAAACAAAAATGCTTTCTTCTGAGAATGAAAAAAATATCATCCGAAGGATTGCAAGAACCATCGCCGACTACAATGGCAATCCTCGGATAACTGCTGATGATCTACAAGTTGCTTTTTCTTTTCGAAATACACTTTTGTTTCTTGAACAGCCCAAAATCCAGAAAACCATCACCGATCCTTCAAAATAAAGTGAGAGATCTCCATCGCTATTCTTCGAATAGCGTGATCTAGATATTTTTCATCCAAAAGTAGCTTTCTATAATATTCTATGTCTTTTTTCTTTATGTAGTTTAGTCCTTGTTTTCTCAGTAAAAGGGGATCTTCGTAATTATCTTTTTCTGGTTCTAGGGAATGATTTTCTTGTGATTCTTTAGAAAAATGGGTTTTTTGAGGTAATGCTTTTTCCATACGTTACATCCTTGTAACTTGATTTCCATCCTTGGATTTACTGAATCATTCGACCTGTTGTAGGATTTTGAATAGAATTTTTCGAACTAAAAGAAAATATTTTTGTAATGCTTGATTTCTCGATCTTGTATCCAAATCAAATCAAACGAAACACCTACATCCCAAACCGACATTTCTTTAAGAAAATTTATAAAATTTTTAAACTCATTTAAATCTTGATACATCTCCAAATTCTGCCTAACCATTTTCAAAAAAACTTTATAAGCTTCGTAAAGTAATTCTTTTCTTTTGGAATTTTCTCTCAAAAGCGGATGAATGAAAAAATTCTTTTTCCAACGTTTGACTTCAACAAAGTGCAGTCTTTTCTCCATCTGATGAAAAGCGATGATATCAATTTCAACTTTTCTTTTTTCAGTTTGTATCAGAAAATTATGCTTTAAAACATCATATTGACGATTTTTTAAATAATCAATCGCTATTTTTTCGGACTCATGCTTAAAGGAGTTTTTTTCCTTCACATTAAGCTCAGGATGTCTATGTTTTCTTCTTTTGCATCCAATACCTTGATAACGGTGATCTGATGTTCTTTTGCAAGATCCAAAAAGTAATTCTCTTCGATGTGTTTGCCTTTGGGATCAAAAACTAATTTCACTAAAGGTCGTAGTGGGGATTTGAGGTTTCCTTCAACAACAATTGCCTTAAAACCATTAGATAATTCCACCAAACTTCCTATCGGATAAATGGAAAGTCCACCTACCATAAAACGTAAAATCCTTGGATCCAGATGAGAGGCTTCTTCTGAAAGTAAAATTTTCATGGCTTCATAAGGGATTCTGGCTTTTCGATGGTATCGATCCTCCAACATGGCAGTATAACGATCTGCAATAGCGGCTATGCGAGCCATCAGGTTGATATCTTCTTTTTGTAATTTTTTTGGATAACCTGTTCCATCGAAGTTCTCATGGTGTTGCAAAGAAACTATTGCTAAGTTTTGCTTAACATAAGCATCTTGAGTTAAAACTTTAAAACCAAATAAAGTATGATTGTAAAAAATCTTTTTTTCTTCTTCAGTTAATGGATAATTCTTTTTTCTTAGTTCTATAGGGATAAAAAACATCCCAACATCCATTATCATCATAGAAAAAATCAGCTCATGCACTCGAATTTTACCTAGATTGATCAACTTGCCTAAATATCCTCCATATAATGCTGCATGAATTGAATGTTGTATCAAGATATCATCAGATATCCGAATTCCCAATAGTAAGATGGGGAAAAAACGATAATCCATAACAACACCAGCAAGATACAACGCATCCGATAGAACTTCGTGATTATTAAAGTGCTTTCTTTCTACAAGAGAACGAATGTTTTTTTGTAGCTTTTTTCCAATTTCGAAAACTTGCTTTTGGAACTCATCCCGATATTCTTTTGCCTTTTCGAATTCTTTTGAAATCTTTACGTTCTCTAAATCTTTTGCTCCACCCTGAGGTAGTTGAACTTTTTCTTCAACAACAGAAACTTCCTCCCCATCTGTATAAACCTTATCGATACCCCATTTCAGTAGTTTTTCAATATCACTTTTCTTGATGGTTTCGTAGGCTCGAACTAATACATTATTCTCGTCAATGTAAACAGGTGCAGTAAACGACATTCCCGATTTTAGTTGTTCAATTTTGATTACTTTTCTTTTTGAGGTAGCCATCTTTATATAATATACCATAAATCTTCGCTATTGTAAAATACAATTCCTTCGGGATTTCCCAATTTAAGGGAATCTTATCTAAAATAGACGTTAGGATTTCATCTTTTATTAAGGGAATTTTATAATTTTCTAACACTTTAACAAAAAAATCGGAATTTGATGTATGGATCTTAAAGCAAATTCTTGGAGCTACATCAACATCGGGTTCATACTTTAATCCAATAAACTTTTTTCTTTTCATTTGAGACTCTCTTAGTTAAATTAAATCAGAAGTCAGATGTTATTGATAAAATTTTCTTTTTGGTTTTTTCACTCAGTATTTCTTTAGGATCATGTAGAATTATTTTGTGAATTTTTTGTTCATTATACAAAATAGAAATTCTGAGCTGAATATCTCGGATCTCAAAACTAAAGTGTTTTAAGTTCGTTTCTTTTTGGAATAAAGTATCTTTGAAATAATTGTTCACACAAGCTTGAATTTTCATGGAAAAAAAAACGGAATTCAAAAAAATAACTTAATATGCCTTAAATGATCCTAAAAAACTTTTGCGATGGAACTCGCAAATCCCATGAATCCGTATTTTTTCAAAATGGGATTTTGTTCCATAGCCCTTATGTCTTTCGAACCCATATTGGGGATATTGTTTGGCTAATTCCATCATCCACAAATCTCGTGATACTTTTGCAAGGATTGATGCAGAAGCAATGGAAAATACCTTATCATCCCCTTTTATGATATTAGAAATTGAAATTCGATACGTTTTTGTGTTTTTATAAAGTTCTAAATTGATTTCGTTTACTAATTTAGTCTGAGATATTCTTAAACTTTCTAAATCTTCATGTAATTTGCCAAACGAAAAGCGATAATTACCATCAATAAGAAATTTAATGTT
The sequence above is a segment of the Leptospiraceae bacterium genome. Coding sequences within it:
- a CDS encoding type II secretion system-associated lipoprotein — its product is MKFFQFLLMFFLVYWVFFCRTTLVSKKELQNWNQDYQKHVYLTTSEVFLSDYDFETNSFVKVQDQPLIQKNSKVTLKIEAVDDWVRLRVFEENKNRIDYFGVVVLYLHPADEKKKSKELKKIIDEYIETHFKKL
- a CDS encoding M23 family metallopeptidase; this encodes MKNWVLLILFFVFIFKIHADHGTQELDEIDIELQKYLQLLQQHDTDEEKLNQIFGSSTEVIKNGIVFYNISEAELGEKINSLQRKTELYRIKEGDTLFSIAKRHQMNLQEIIELNPNLKEKSSIFVGDEIKVYTLEDNPNKDSFWRNKEDVQIIEKKYKVKKGDTLTKIAKENRVDLKRIKELNKLVGDKIKPGDVLILDRYKLIQQYRIRNLFIMPVDGYITSHFGSRVNPFVHKMRSFHKGIDIAAEMGTPIRAARDGIVIFSGRMEGYGNSIFIRHQNQYITIYAHNKVNYVKVGEVVRQGQIIGEVGRTGYATGPHLHFEIRKWDKPINPLTLLNKEERIPISTQKVALK
- a CDS encoding YraN family protein; its protein translation is MKEKNSFKHESEKIAIDYLKNRQYDVLKHNFLIQTEKRKVEIDIIAFHQMEKRLHFVEVKRWKKNFFIHPLLRENSKRKELLYEAYKVFLKMVRQNLEMYQDLNEFKNFINFLKEMSVWDVGVSFDLIWIQDREIKHYKNIFF
- a CDS encoding ribonuclease HII, which translates into the protein MNFHSQLTFSFEKSFFEQYDIVIGIDEAGRGAIAGPVFIGGVGFSKSFFEKPDFDWVSKVRDSKKLTPSKREELYEKIKKTAFFSKSYSVSSDYIDQNGINSAIEKGILFLINDVIELDDIINIKFLIDGNYRFSFGKLHEDLESLRISQTKLVNEINLELYKNTKTYRISISNIIKGDDKVFSIASASILAKVSRDLWMMELAKQYPQYGFERHKGYGTKSHFEKIRIHGICEFHRKSFLGSFKAY
- a CDS encoding ATP-binding protein; translated protein: MEIKSLIFDKNITSRRISIQSFIKKGIPQIKILGISPQKSSDMAIKLQTIFLSNQIELPYENIQINITPNGIDYQNYLDLSLFVCLFQSLYPSLGLDTFDFENTLFLGELNLFGEVICDESYKKIILAAKEINFETMVLSRRCSSFLYPIKDVRFYLIETIKDLKNKTWEIYEPEAPKVFFFQNETKSSKIQLPKALFEIMPIIAGKHSVFLIEKTKIHKWEFLYAFSRLISTLHPTEWEQLHSNENFQDQLPMAIINSNITKNELIGSKKSILESLLFRNQFGILLIDDFPSFSKDKVLIFKDLLEKKFIDYPSENFRLRNSFWLTFFSYPCPCGNFLHPVDECICSYKEIKKYHSKFELYIKNFVDIIMPVDHEVISITMDEFTQYKEKIKSAMLIQFERYQKESFFYNSHAPNERMEEFMSFDSEQTSKLWKEKTKMLSSENEKNIIRRIARTIADYNGNPRITADDLQVAFSFRNTLLFLEQPKIQKTITDPSK
- a CDS encoding type II secretion system protein GspD translates to MRIRVYFFVIFSFLFLNQLFSQESKEVPKGFFVPNFRDVEIQDFLKTMAQITRHNILVDDTVRGKITIVAYKPIPVSRALEFLRSVLEVRGFTVVEDGGLLKVYKKKEAEPLSEVKKQEPAKSENDIITMIYKVPKVISVRELADLFRKLGGNDVTVHEFPSSYSIILTGYGPVIKRILEVAQEILPQKEEQLGADTTDTVHIYHVKHLQAESLANVLVKLDAPIVGKEEKPTPAPVGKIKAVAHKESNTLIVTANREEWVEIRRIIEQLDIPRKQILLEVLIAEVSGSDINDFGIDWRYIGPDAGYTQFNTGLAIEGNLIDEKGNITGNNTLSGFSIGFLQRGGDLLGILNANVSRRNFNVLSAPQILTLDNQEAEINVGQDVPVKTQERTTGGGTAEATINSFEYRPAGIKLKFTPHINPEGKINLELFTEVTNIEGGITLGVNPVFSKRNVRTFITVDNKQTIVIGGLVSTEKLKAIQKVPLLGDIPLLGFLFRRTTFTTKKTNLMVFLTPTILDNKEIADHITNSKREQQNLEYKEATEKIHLWPQDKPKTDEEIHQKQIKKEKIHVDEKKQKNKGQTFNPKPKNAIDKANP
- a CDS encoding HD domain-containing protein, with the translated sequence MVYYIKMATSKRKVIKIEQLKSGMSFTAPVYIDENNVLVRAYETIKKSDIEKLLKWGIDKVYTDGEEVSVVEEKVQLPQGGAKDLENVKISKEFEKAKEYRDEFQKQVFEIGKKLQKNIRSLVERKHFNNHEVLSDALYLAGVVMDYRFFPILLLGIRISDDILIQHSIHAALYGGYLGKLINLGKIRVHELIFSMMIMDVGMFFIPIELRKKNYPLTEEEKKIFYNHTLFGFKVLTQDAYVKQNLAIVSLQHHENFDGTGYPKKLQKEDINLMARIAAIADRYTAMLEDRYHRKARIPYEAMKILLSEEASHLDPRILRFMVGGLSIYPIGSLVELSNGFKAIVVEGNLKSPLRPLVKLVFDPKGKHIEENYFLDLAKEHQITVIKVLDAKEENIDILSLM